In the Silvanigrella aquatica genome, TGCTGGGGAAATCAAGCTAGTGGCGTTCTAGGAAACGGACAAACAGTTGGAAATGCTGTAGCACCTAAACAAGTTACAAATGCTACGGGACTCGTTTTAAAATCCGTGCAGCTTAATGATGGATATTCCTGTGTTCTGGATGAGGGGGGAAAAGTCACCTGCTGGGGGAAAAATGACAAGGGGCAACTTGGCAATGGAAATAATGTGAATTCGTATGCTGGAACTGAAGTTTCTTTGGGAGGTGTTGCAGCAACGCAATTAGTTTCTCATAATTATAATAGTTGTGCTCTTTTGTTAGGGAGCGAAGTAAAATGTTGGGGTGAAGATTTCTCTAGTATTCCTCCTTATACTCCTGTCTCAGTTACGACAAGATCTCCTGTCGTTCTTTTGGGGGGCGGGACATCCGCCGATCTTGTTCTGATTTGTGCTGTTTTACAAGACACAACTGTTCAGTGCTTTGGAAAGTCACCAAATACTTTTGGCGAATTTGGTAATGGAAATTTTAACCTACCTTCTTCTTCTACTATAGGAGAAACTGTTATAACAGCTGACGGAAATCCTCTTACAGATGTTACAATGATTGGTTCTGGAGGGGCTAGGTCAACTAGCAAACCATTACCAAATGGTATTAATCAACTCTCTTTTGCCTGTGCTGTCGTATCCAATTCCTCGGTTTATTGTTGGGGCGGTAATGATAGTGGAAATTTAGGTAATAATTCTTTTGAAGATTCTAATTTTGCTGTTAAAGTTACACAAATGTGGCAAAATTCAGATATTTTAGATTTAGCAGTTTCTGATGCTCGTGCCTGTGTTCTATTAAAAAACGACGATGTGTGGTGCTGGGGTGGTAAGTCTAGTAATGGTGAATTAGGTAATGGAGATCTTAGTGGGCAATCTAGTATTCCCGTTAAAATATTAAATAGAAATGATCACTAATTATTAAATACGGTGTTTCTTAGAATAAGTAAATTTTTAAATATCAACAACTTTTTACCTATTTCATTTAAAAAATGACTCGAAAATTTATTCCTCTTTATTACAAAATGATTAAATATAAAAATAAAAATGGCTCTAAATAAAAAATAATTTTTTAATATAAATGATTGCAATCAACTCCTCTAAATTTTTTGAGGTAGCAATGTTCAAGAGAATTTTAATTTTATTATATTTTTTTTATGTAATACCAATTTATGCGCAAGATTATGGTTCAGGCGATTCTAGCAACTCTTTTGACATTTTAGCCAGTGGTGGCTATTCGATGATGACAATTAATGGAGATCCCTACACTGGTTATAATGCTTTTTTTAAATTGTTTTTTCCACTAGGGAGTGGTTTGTATTTTGGAATTGGTTCCCGTTATGAATCCATGACTTCTACAGCAAGTTCTTCAAGCGCAATAAAGAATGCGAGCAATCATCAGAATTCATTTACCTACCAATCTATTCAAGCAGGACTTGATTTAGCTTATAAAATTTCATTTTCCGATGTCGATTTTCAAATTAATCCTTATGCTTATTATGCCTTTAGCAATACTTGGATGCGTAATACGACTATGAACAATTCAACAATTTCAAGTACGGGGCCTGTTACTTTTAATTTGGTTTATGGTGTTGGTGGGTCTTTATTATTTAAATTCGAACCATTTTATATAGGTCCTTCGGCTTATTATTCTTGGGGATATATTTCAAGCGATGCCTATTCAGATAATTTTGGTAATGCTTATTTTGCTAATGCTGGTTTTTATACATTTACCAACTATAATTTAACATTAGGGTTTTATTTATGAAAAAGTTAAATATATTTTGGTTTTTTATTTTTATTTCTTCCTATTATTTAGGAAGTTGCTCGCCCTTAAATAATTTAGCAGATCCTTCTAGCGCAAACTCAGCCAAATCCCTAAGTGATTATGCCTCTATTCAAGAATTAGCTGATCAGTCTTTTAAGTCGGGGATAGTGCCTCAGTACACGACAAATGGGAATAAAAGTGGCTTGATCACACTTGGTGATGCTGGTGGCTGTGTTGTTATGACAGTAGGAAAATTAAAATGCTGGGGACAAAATGACTATGCACAGGTTGGACTAGGGACGACAATACCAATTACCCCAACTCCAGGAGGAGTCTCCTCACCCACTTGGGCCACAGCGGTTAATCCTATTTCGGGACAAGATATTATTGTCTCTGTTGTTGCAGGTAGATCTTCAACATGTGCTTTTTTCTTTAGTGGTTATAAGTGTTGGGGAAACCAAAATTCAGGTGTTTTAGGAAATAGCGTAAATTCAACAACTCCCGCAACATCACCTCAATTTACTACTAATACGGGAGGGAAAATTGTCAAATCCGTTCAGTTAAATGATGGTTATTCCTGTATTCTTGATAATACTGGTAAAGTAACATGCTGGGGGGCTAATACAAATGGTCAACTTGGAGATGGAACAACAACGGCAACATTAACCGGTGTAGCTGCTTCTTTAGGTTCAAATGCGACACTTTTAGTAGGACATAATTCTGATAGTTGCGCACTTTTAAGTAATGGAAATGTGAAATGTTGGGGTAAGGATTTTGGTACTATACCTAGTTTACCTGTATCAATTACAACAAGTAATGCTGTGTCCTTATTAGGTGGAGGTACCGTAAATTTCCCCTTTCTCGGTTGCGCTGTTCTAATTGACTCTACAGTACAATGTTTTGGCAATAGTCCGAATACTTTTGGCGAATTTGGCAATGGAACTAAGACGGCTCCAAGTTCTACGACAACAGGAATTACAGTTTTAAATTCCAATCTACAGCCTCTTACGGGAGCTGTAATGGTGGGTTCCGGTGGAGCAAACTCTACTGCCTACCCGCAAGCTACAATTTATGCATTTTCTTGTGCTGTGACCGATGATTATACCTCAGTCTATTGTTGGGGTGGAAATTATTATGGGAATGTGGGAAATGGTACAAATACCGATTCCAATGTGGCGGTTAAGGTGACGCAAACTTGGCCCAATTCCGCTATTATTGACTTAGCTGTATCTGATGGTAGAGCTTGTGTTTTGCTAAAAAATAATGATGTGTGGTGTTGGGGCGGAAATTTTTATGGATTTGGTGAACTTGGTAATGGAAGTTTAACAGGTACTACTAATGTTCCGATTAAAATATTAAATAGAAATGATCCTTAATTATAATCGCGCTGTGTTTATTTGTTTATCTTCTATATAAAATTCTTTATCAAATAAATTTTTAATTTCTTTGGGAGCGTCTTCAAAGTGAAAGACGCTTTTATCTTTAGAGGAACTGATACTCTTACGGCTAAAATCAATAAAATAGGAAGATTTATCGGGTAAGGTAACTTGTGCCTCGGGGATATTATCATTTGTAACAACAAACCCAGTAGAAATACGCAAACGGTTTTCGGAAATAGGATTTAATAAAGATAGACCATCAATCGGTGAGGCGGGGTTTTCAATATCCATTAAATGCAAAATAGTTGCAAAAATATCGGATTGCGCTATGGGAGCGTTCTGTTTATTTAAAATTTCATTTTTGTATTCGTCGGGTGGAACTACAAAAAAAGCATTGTGAATAATGTCGTTATTATAGCCTTGGTTAAAGACAATTTTTGATTCATCATCATTTTCTTCGTCTTCATTGGCTTCAAAAACTTTGGTAATTTTTTCTCTCCATTTTGAAAGAAAACTTTTATTTTCTTCGTGATCATCTTTTTCTTCTGTATTTATTTCTCTTGCTAAAGGAACGGATTGTCCATGATCGGAAGTATAAAAAATCCAAATAGAGGGATCTTTTTTCCGCGCCGACTCAATTAATTTTGATAAATAAATATCGGAGTAAACAAGAGTGTTATCGTAAGCGTTGGTGCCGTTGGGACTGTTTTCAGGAAAGAATTTTTTATATTGTGGTTCAGAATGAGTTTTATAGGGGTAGTGACTTCCATCCATTTGCGTTACTAATAAGAAGGGAGGGCGCATGTTTTCAAGATGGGGTATTATGCTTGATTCTAGGACTTTTAAGTCATCGGCGCCTTTGGCAACACTGAC is a window encoding:
- a CDS encoding RCC1 domain-containing protein, encoding MKKSNFIWLLFLTPIYYFHSCTPSRNLPDPPMKLEQTLSSDVPLKNLAISSLTTGKVNQYTTHGAKNGLISLGDANGCVVMVRGELKCWGENSNSQLGLNSMLGSKVPTPTMATAVNPKNGEDMIISVVMGRTSTCAKYAKGGYKCWGNQASGVLGNGQTVGNAVAPKQVTNATGLVLKSVQLNDGYSCVLDEGGKVTCWGKNDKGQLGNGNNVNSYAGTEVSLGGVAATQLVSHNYNSCALLLGSEVKCWGEDFSSIPPYTPVSVTTRSPVVLLGGGTSADLVLICAVLQDTTVQCFGKSPNTFGEFGNGNFNLPSSSTIGETVITADGNPLTDVTMIGSGGARSTSKPLPNGINQLSFACAVVSNSSVYCWGGNDSGNLGNNSFEDSNFAVKVTQMWQNSDILDLAVSDARACVLLKNDDVWCWGGKSSNGELGNGDLSGQSSIPVKILNRNDH
- a CDS encoding RCC1 domain-containing protein codes for the protein MKKLNIFWFFIFISSYYLGSCSPLNNLADPSSANSAKSLSDYASIQELADQSFKSGIVPQYTTNGNKSGLITLGDAGGCVVMTVGKLKCWGQNDYAQVGLGTTIPITPTPGGVSSPTWATAVNPISGQDIIVSVVAGRSSTCAFFFSGYKCWGNQNSGVLGNSVNSTTPATSPQFTTNTGGKIVKSVQLNDGYSCILDNTGKVTCWGANTNGQLGDGTTTATLTGVAASLGSNATLLVGHNSDSCALLSNGNVKCWGKDFGTIPSLPVSITTSNAVSLLGGGTVNFPFLGCAVLIDSTVQCFGNSPNTFGEFGNGTKTAPSSTTTGITVLNSNLQPLTGAVMVGSGGANSTAYPQATIYAFSCAVTDDYTSVYCWGGNYYGNVGNGTNTDSNVAVKVTQTWPNSAIIDLAVSDGRACVLLKNNDVWCWGGNFYGFGELGNGSLTGTTNVPIKILNRNDP